In the genome of Luteitalea pratensis, the window GACGCCTGGCGTCTGCTCGAGCACGGACTTCACCTGGGCGGCGAGTTCCAGGCGGCGCGACGCATCCGGACCGTAGATTTCCGCGACGAGCGTCTGCAACACCGGTGGCCCCGGCGGGACTTCTGATACCTGAATCGTGGCGTTGAACCGTCGTGCGATCGGCACGAGCCGATCGCGCACGCGCTTGGCGATCTCATGGCTCTGTTCGCCGCGCTCGTCCCTGGCGACGAGGTTGACCTGAAGGTCGGCGAGGTGCGGGCCGCGACGCAGAAAGTAGTGACGTACCAGGCCGTTGAAGTTGTAGGGAGACGACAGCCCTGCGTAACTCTGCACATTGACGACGTTCGCGTCCTTCAGGACTTCATGGGCGAGCTCCGAAGCGACGCGAGCCGTGTGCTCGAGAGACGTTCCCTCGGGCATGTCCACGATCACCTGGAACTCGCTCTTGTTGTCGAAGGGCAGCATCTTGACGGTGACCAGCTTGAGCGGCACGAGCGCCATCGACGCAAGGAGCAGGACGGAGAGGCCGGCCAGGAATGCCAGCCGCGTACGGCCGTTCCCGATGAGGCCGGTCATCCCGCGACGATACAGCCGGGTGGCCGCGCCCTCTGGCGCCGGACCGTGTGCGCTGTCGGCCCGAAGCAGGCGGGCTGCGGCCCACGGGGTGACCATGAACGCGGCCGCCAGCGAGAACAGCATCGCCGCCGACGCGCCCACCGGAATCGGGCGCATGTAGGGGCCCATCAGGCCGCCGACGAACGCCATCGGCAGAATCGCGGCGACGACCGTGAGGGTCGCAAGAATCGTCGGATTGCCGACCTCATCGACGGCGCGGACCGCAACGGTGACGAGACCCGCGCCGCCCTCGTGTCTCAGGCGGGCGTGCCGGACGATGTTCTCCACGACAACGATCGCATCGTCCACGAGGATGCCGATGGAGAAGATCAAGGCAAAGAGCGTGATCCGGTTCAGCGTGTATCCATAGGCCCAGAATGCGAACAGCGTGAGGGCGAGCGTGACCGGAATCGTGATCAGGACGACGATGGCCTCCCTGAGTCCGAGCGCCAGCGCGATGAGGAGCGAGACCGACACGACGGCAAGGAACATGTGGTAGAGAAGCTCGTTGGATTTCTCCGCGGCCGTCTCACCGTAGTTTCTCGTGACCGTGACGTTCAGATTGCCGGGCAGGAGCACCGGCCGTACCGCCGTCAGCTTGGCCTCGACCTGATGCGCGACGGTGATGGCGTTTGCGCCCTTGCGCTTCGCCACGGCCAGCGTGACCGCGGGATGCGCGCCGCCGTCGCGCGGGTAGAAGCGGACGTACGACGTCGGCGGGGCATCGGCATCGGTGACGCGCGCGACATCGCTCAACCGGATCGAACGATCGTTCTGCGCCGAGATGACAACGTCTCGCAAGGCGCTGACAGTGTCCAGGTGGTGACCGCTTTCCAGTCGGGTGACGTCACCGGCCGATAGGGGACCGGTACCGGTGGTTCGGGTGTTGGCAGCTTCGAGCGTCCGCGCCACCAGCACGGGATCGATCGTGGCGGCAGCCAGCCTCGCCGGGTCCAGTTCCACGCCGATCTCGCGCGGGCGTCCGCCAAGCAGCGTTACTTCCGACACGTCCGGCACCTCGGCGAGGGCCTCGCTCAACTGCGCGGCGAGGCTCCGAAGGTCATCGTCCTCGTAGCCGTGTCCCCACAGCGTCACTGCGGCAATCGGCACGTCATCAATCGAGCGTGGCTTCACCATCGGCGACGACGCGCCTGGGGGAATGCGATCGAAATTCGCCTGCAGTTTCTGGTTGAGACGTACGAGCGCCCGTTCCTCGTCCTCACCCACGAGGAAGCGGACGATGACGATGGACTGCCCGGGACTCGAAGTGGAGTAGAGGTACTCGACGCCGGGCACTTCCCACAGCAGCTTCTCCATGGGGCGCGTGACGCGCTGTTCCACTTCCGCCGGCGACGCGCCCGGCAACGCCACGAAGACGTCGACCATCGGGACGATGATCTGGGGCTCTTCTTCGCGTGGGAGCGCCGCGATCGCGAACGCGCCGAGCGCCACCGACCCGACAATCACCAGCGGCGTCAGTTTCGACGGAATGAACGTGGCTGCCAGGCGTCCGGCAAGACCGAGGTGCGCGGTCATGACGCACCCCCTGGCCGAGTCGGCAGCTTCCCGACCGTGACGGCGGCTCCGTCGACCAGGCGCGCCAGCGGCGAGACGACGATCGATTCACCGGCTTCGAGGCCGGCGAGCACTTCGACGCCTTCCGACGATGAAGGGCCGACGCGGATGAGGCGCAGCCTGGCCACGCCATCGTGCACCACATAGACCGACAACACCTGGCCGTGCCGCTGAATCGCGTGTGCCGGAACGAGCAGGGCCTGCCGGGGCGCGCCGCGGAACACGACGCGGGCAAAGCTGCCTGTCCGAGCCGTTACCGTTGGCGGAAGGCTGACCTTGACGGTAAAGGCCCGCTGGTCCGCACCAACGGCACGCGCCACCTCGGTGACGACAGCTTCGAGTCCGTATGCCTCCGCGGCATGTGCGGCGGCTGCATCGATCACGACGGTCACCTGGTCACCAGGGTGGACGTACGCCGCGCGGGCCTCATCGACGCGGACGACGACCTGCCGCGCCCCGTCGGACTCGAGTCTGAGAAGTGGGACGCCGGGCGCGGCCAGGTTGCCTGGATCGGTGAGGCGCTCGGTCACCAGACCGTCGAACGGGGCCCGCACGGTCGTGAAGGATTCGGTTGCCGTGGCGACGCCGACCGCGGCCCGTGCCGATGCGAGCTGCGCATCGGCGCCTTCGATGCCCGCCTCGGTCCCCGCGAGGCGCGCCGCTGCCACCGAGAGACGGGCATCCGCTTCGTCACGTTCTTGATCGGTGGCCGAATTGCGCGCATGCAGCATCGCGATGCGCTTCTGCCATGCCGCGGCGACGCGATGTTCGGCCTCGGCCGCACTCCGCTCCGCTCGCGCGTGCGTCAGTGCCTTGTCGGCGGCGACGGCGCTGGCCTGCGCCTGCCCCGTGTGTGCCGTGATATCCCGGGCATCCAGCGTGATCAATCCGGCACCGGTGCGAACCCGGTCTCCGGCATTGACGTGGATGGCGGCAATCGTCGCGACGAGTCGACTCGAGATTGCTGCGGATTGCGGTGCGGCCACAACGCCACCGGCTTCGAGCCGCTCGGCCGTGGCGATCGCCGCCACAGGAGTGACGGTGACCGGCATCGGCTCCCTTGCCTTTGCCCGGGGCCGGTCCTCGGCCCTGCCGCAGGCGGACACACCGGCCGCCAGAACACCGCACACGAGGATTCCAATCAGTCGATTCATGACCATCACGTCCATTGGCTCGGCGAACTTCGTTTCTAGATCCTCCCGAGAGCACGCTCGAGCGCCACGGTCTGCAGAATCACGTCCATGTCGGCGTTGGTGGCCCGCGACTCTGCCTCCAGCGCCGCCTCGGCGGCTCGCAGCACGTCGGTCACGGTGGCCAGCCCGCCCTCATATCGATCGCGGATGATGCGCTGCGACTCGCGAGCCTGCCTCAGCGCTGTGCGTCCGGCCTCTTCTCGGGCGCGTGCGGCAGCGAATTGGGTGAGCGCCCCGCGCACGCCCAGTTCGATTCGTCGCTCCACGCGTTCGCGCTCGGCAATCGCGCGCGCGTGCGCATGTTTTGCTTCGGTCGTGCGCGCCGAGTCGGCGAACCCGCGGAAGACGTTCACGCGCACCTCCGCGCCAAACACCCAGCTCGATTGCTGGGCGCCGAGCGTCGCACCGTTGAACTCCCAGCCACCTTGGAGGCTTACCGTGGGCAACAGCCCGGCGCGTGCAGTGCGCCGCGCGTTCTCGGCAAGTTGAAGCTGGATGCTGGACTGCAGGAGCTGCGGGTGCCTTGTGAGCGCCTCCTGGACGAGGGCATCGCCGTCGGCAGGCGCAGGCCGGGAAGCAGGACGAATCGGCACAATCGAGGCGGTCAGCGGCAGACCGACGGCTTCGGCGAGCTGGAGACGACCAACGTCGAGGTCCCCGGCCGCGGCAATGTGCCGCTGACGCATGTCCGCCAGTTGCACGTCGACGGCCAGGACATCTGCGTCGGTGACGAGGCCGACCTCGCGGCGAGCATGAGCCCGTTGGCGATCGCTCTCCGCCGCTGTCACCGCCGCGTCCGCAGCCCGAACGTTCGCCTCGAGTTGCAGCACCCGCACGAAGGCCTGCGCTGCCCGGAAGCCCAGGTCCTGCCGCGCCGTATCACGGGTCGCTGTGGCCAGGTCGCGCTCCAACGTCGCCGCCTGCACGCCGAGCCGCGTCAAGCCAGCGTTGTAGACCGGCTGCTCCAGTGAAACCACCGTGCGCGTATTCGTGATGGGGTCAGGATGATTGAGTTCGGGAATCGCGAAGTTGGCGGCGGTGAACCGCCGCTGCGAAAGCAGCGAACTGAAGACGTAGACCGGCTGGTTGCCGCGCTGGATCGTCTCGGCCAGGTCGACCCGCGGCCAGTACCCTGCCTGCGCCCGCTGGATACGGGCGTGCGCCTCCTCGATCGACGACGCCAACGCCCGGGCATCGCTAGTGTCGCCCTGGGCGCGCCTGATGGCGTCCTCGAGGGTCAAGGGGGTCTGTGCGAAGGCCGTACCCAGCCCCGCGCCTCCCATGCACAGCACAACCAGCCCGGCCCATGTGCGAAGGCGCCCACCCGTCACGATGTGATCTCCTCGTTCCACGTCCACGGCTGGTAAGAGCCCCAGGACGCACAAAGGGTTCAGACAGATGCATACCTGGTCCGGAGGACACGTGTGACGAGGGAGTCTCCCGTACAAACGGTTCTACAGGGAGGAGTTGCGGTCGGCTGTCATGTCACCGCATGACGAAGTGCGAGGGCGAGCAGAGAAGAGTCGTGTGAGAATTTCATCGATGGGTGCGGATATTCCGACGAGCTCTGCGGCCGGATCGCCGACCGATGACGCACTGTTGTCGGCCGCGCGCCAGGGCGACAGCGCGGCGCTCGAGACGTTGCTCGTGCGATACCAACCGCACCTGTACCGGTTTGGCCTGACGATGTGCGGCAATGTAGAAGATGCCGGCGATGTCGCACAGGAGAGCCTCATCTCGATGGCTCGCTCCGTCCATGACTTCCGTGGCGACTCCTCGGTCTCCACCTGGCTGTACACGATGGCGCGCCGGTTCTGCATCAAGAAGCGGCGCCGCAGCAAGTTCGCGCCTACGCGAGAAGAGTCGCTGGACGCCCCGGCAACCGACGTTGCCCAACACCTCGCCGATCCGGGGCCGACGCCGGAGCAAACAGCAACCAACCGGGAACTTGCGACCGCTCTCGCGCAAGCCATCGCCACACTGGATCCCTCTCAGCGCGAAGTGTTGGTGCTGCGAGACGTCGAAGGGGTATCGGCGCCAGAAGTGGCCAAGATCCTGGGCGTCAGTGTCGCGGCCGTCAAGAGCCGACTGCATCGGGCGAGGCTCACCGTCCGTGGGGAGCTTGCGCCGGCGCTGGGGCGGCCATCCATCGCATCACCACGCGGAGTGCTGTGTCCTGATGTCCTGACCCTCTTTTCACAACATCTCGAAGGCGAGATCGAGCCGGGCGTGTGCGCGGCGATGGAGGCCCATCTCGTGCAATGCCATCACTGCCGCGAGGCCTGCGAGACGCTGAAGCGCACGCTGGCGATCTGCCGTCAGTTGCCGACGCCGAACGTGCCGGCATCCCTGGTCGCGTCCGTCAAGACCGCCATTCATGCGTTCCTCAACCAGCGCTGACAGACCAGACGCAATGTGGTACAGCCTCTCCGGTGCGACGTGGTCGGACCGTGTGTTCCCGAGCGTCGCGACCATCGTGCTGAGGTCGCTGCCCCTGCTCTGGGAGTCTCGCATTGGCGCCGACGTGTTCGCCCGCACGGCCGCGCCCGTCGTCGGCGGGCTGTGTTCGTGCATGGTGCTCAGGTGCTGGTTCTTCCCGCGGAGTACACCATGGCGACGCAGTCAGGTTCGTTCGTCGATGGCAGCGCCGTTGGTGCTGATAGTTCCGCAATCCGATTAGCGTCGGCGCTGACCGGTCACGATAGGCAGCAGGGGGGGCCGAGTCTTGGCGTCGAGGCACATCGCTGCTGCCTATACTGCCGACATGAAGGAGACCCGCAGCGCGGAGCCAGGTTCCGCGGACGACCGCTCGCGAATCGCCCAGGTGCTCGTCGAGAACCACCGGGCCTTCCTGCGGTTCCTAGAGCAGCGGGTTGGCGACCGGGCAGTCGCTGAAGACCTCTTGCAGGAGGCGTTCACGCGCAACCTGGACCGGCTGTCCGAGATGCCGGACGAAGGCCTGGTGCCGTGGTTCTATCGCGTGCTGCGGAATGCCGCGATCGACCGCCATCGTCGCAAGGGCGTCGAGGAGCGGGCCTTGGCCGCGTTCGCGCAGGAACTGGTCGACGTGACCCAGCCTCCTGACGACCTGCACCGCGAAATTTGCGCGTGCGTCGGGCGTCTGGCCAGGACCCTGAAACCGCAGTACGCCCAGGTGCTCCAGGCGGTTGATGTCGAGGACACCCCAGTCAAGGCATTCGCTGAATCGGCGGGTCTGACGCCGTCCAACGCCGGCGTTCGGCTTTTCCGGGCGCGAGTGGCGCTGCGGCGGCAGGTCGCGGCGTCCTGTGGCACGTGCGCTGAGCACGGCTGCGTCGACTGTTCGTGCGCAAAACATTAGGGAACGGCACGTGTAATGAAACGGCCGCGGCTGCGTGAAGGAGGGTAGAAGGAGGTCGCCCAATGAACGATCCGGTGTGCGGCATGCAGGTGGACCCCATCAGGGCTGCGGGGACGAGCCAGTACCAGGGGCAGACGTACCACTTCTGCAGCCAGAGTTGCCTCGACAAGTTCCAGGCATCGCCTGAGACATATCTGACCTCACGGGCCGTCGAGACGCAGACGCTCGTGCACGCGCACGAAGACTCCCGCGA includes:
- a CDS encoding efflux RND transporter permease subunit; its protein translation is MTAHLGLAGRLAATFIPSKLTPLVIVGSVALGAFAIAALPREEEPQIIVPMVDVFVALPGASPAEVEQRVTRPMEKLLWEVPGVEYLYSTSSPGQSIVIVRFLVGEDEERALVRLNQKLQANFDRIPPGASSPMVKPRSIDDVPIAAVTLWGHGYEDDDLRSLAAQLSEALAEVPDVSEVTLLGGRPREIGVELDPARLAAATIDPVLVARTLEAANTRTTGTGPLSAGDVTRLESGHHLDTVSALRDVVISAQNDRSIRLSDVARVTDADAPPTSYVRFYPRDGGAHPAVTLAVAKRKGANAITVAHQVEAKLTAVRPVLLPGNLNVTVTRNYGETAAEKSNELLYHMFLAVVSVSLLIALALGLREAIVVLITIPVTLALTLFAFWAYGYTLNRITLFALIFSIGILVDDAIVVVENIVRHARLRHEGGAGLVTVAVRAVDEVGNPTILATLTVVAAILPMAFVGGLMGPYMRPIPVGASAAMLFSLAAAFMVTPWAAARLLRADSAHGPAPEGAATRLYRRGMTGLIGNGRTRLAFLAGLSVLLLASMALVPLKLVTVKMLPFDNKSEFQVIVDMPEGTSLEHTARVASELAHEVLKDANVVNVQSYAGLSSPYNFNGLVRHYFLRRGPHLADLQVNLVARDERGEQSHEIAKRVRDRLVPIARRFNATIQVSEVPPGPPVLQTLVAEIYGPDASRRLELAAQVKSVLEQTPGVVDVDWYVAAPQAKTSLVVDEMRASAAGVMASHVSTAVQMATDGRTVGLLHDANAREEVPIVLRLPRTTQGSLAAVRELRLGPNLVAVGELTREETRTEADSLYHKNLLPVTYVTGDLAGASESPVYAILRMNSVIAQMTLPEGYAFDIYNTRQPFDTTKYAMKWDGEWHITYEVFRDLGLAFAAVLVLIYILVVWWFEAFDVPLTIMAAIPFSLVGILPAHAAMGAFFTATSMIGFIAGAGIVVRNSIILVDFIEMRLREGMPLAEAVVDAGAVRFRPMALTAAAVIVGAAVILFDPIFQGLAISLMAGEVASLLLSRVAVPVLYFMSHQQRHAMAASAVPSPAGALS
- a CDS encoding TolC family protein, encoding MTGGRLRTWAGLVVLCMGGAGLGTAFAQTPLTLEDAIRRAQGDTSDARALASSIEEAHARIQRAQAGYWPRVDLAETIQRGNQPVYVFSSLLSQRRFTAANFAIPELNHPDPITNTRTVVSLEQPVYNAGLTRLGVQAATLERDLATATRDTARQDLGFRAAQAFVRVLQLEANVRAADAAVTAAESDRQRAHARREVGLVTDADVLAVDVQLADMRQRHIAAAGDLDVGRLQLAEAVGLPLTASIVPIRPASRPAPADGDALVQEALTRHPQLLQSSIQLQLAENARRTARAGLLPTVSLQGGWEFNGATLGAQQSSWVFGAEVRVNVFRGFADSARTTEAKHAHARAIAERERVERRIELGVRGALTQFAAARAREEAGRTALRQARESQRIIRDRYEGGLATVTDVLRAAEAALEAESRATNADMDVILQTVALERALGRI
- a CDS encoding RNA polymerase sigma factor, encoding MLVENHRAFLRFLEQRVGDRAVAEDLLQEAFTRNLDRLSEMPDEGLVPWFYRVLRNAAIDRHRRKGVEERALAAFAQELVDVTQPPDDLHREICACVGRLARTLKPQYAQVLQAVDVEDTPVKAFAESAGLTPSNAGVRLFRARVALRRQVAASCGTCAEHGCVDCSCAKH
- a CDS encoding sigma-70 family RNA polymerase sigma factor gives rise to the protein MGADIPTSSAAGSPTDDALLSAARQGDSAALETLLVRYQPHLYRFGLTMCGNVEDAGDVAQESLISMARSVHDFRGDSSVSTWLYTMARRFCIKKRRRSKFAPTREESLDAPATDVAQHLADPGPTPEQTATNRELATALAQAIATLDPSQREVLVLRDVEGVSAPEVAKILGVSVAAVKSRLHRARLTVRGELAPALGRPSIASPRGVLCPDVLTLFSQHLEGEIEPGVCAAMEAHLVQCHHCREACETLKRTLAICRQLPTPNVPASLVASVKTAIHAFLNQR
- a CDS encoding efflux RND transporter periplasmic adaptor subunit, giving the protein MPVTVTPVAAIATAERLEAGGVVAAPQSAAISSRLVATIAAIHVNAGDRVRTGAGLITLDARDITAHTGQAQASAVAADKALTHARAERSAAEAEHRVAAAWQKRIAMLHARNSATDQERDEADARLSVAAARLAGTEAGIEGADAQLASARAAVGVATATESFTTVRAPFDGLVTERLTDPGNLAAPGVPLLRLESDGARQVVVRVDEARAAYVHPGDQVTVVIDAAAAHAAEAYGLEAVVTEVARAVGADQRAFTVKVSLPPTVTARTGSFARVVFRGAPRQALLVPAHAIQRHGQVLSVYVVHDGVARLRLIRVGPSSSEGVEVLAGLEAGESIVVSPLARLVDGAAVTVGKLPTRPGGAS